In one Liolophura sinensis isolate JHLJ2023 chromosome 11, CUHK_Ljap_v2, whole genome shotgun sequence genomic region, the following are encoded:
- the LOC135478223 gene encoding uncharacterized protein K02A2.6-like codes for MGKLDCDLFEFDGKDYLILANYYSDYFEIDRLHSKTATTVIQMMKSQFARHGISVQLISDNGPPFSSLEFKKFADKFEFEHITSSPRYPQSNAKAESAVKTVKQIMTKCLHAKTDPFLALLEWRNTPTEGIGSSSVQRLFGRRTRTPLPATSELLKPKTIDRVADKLASRKLKQARYYNLSSRDLPDLQFGDVVRLKPYNKNKLAESNCWPTSR; via the coding sequence ATGGGAAAACTGGATTGTGATTTATTTGAGTTTGACGGCAAGGATTACCTGATATTGGCAAATTATTACTCCGATTACTTTGAAATTGATCGACTACATTCCAAGACGGCTACAACAGTGATACAGATGATGAAATCACAATTTGCACGTCATGGAATTTCTGTTCAGCTCATATCAGACAATGGACCGCCCTTCAGTTCTTTAGAGTTTAAGAAGTTTGCTGATAAGTTTGAGTTCGAACATATTACTTCTTCGCCACGCTATCCACAGTCGAACGCCAAAGCGGAAAGCGCCGTAAAGACCGTCAAGCAGATCATGACCAAATGTCTACATGCCAAAACAGATCCTTTTCTTGCTTTGCTAGAATGGAGAAACACACCAACAGAAGGAATTGGTAGTTCTTCAGTACAGAGATTGTTTGGAAGAAGAACAAGGACTCCTCTACCCGCAACCAGCGAACTGCTCAAACCGAAAACTATTGACAGAGTTGCCGACAAACTTGCCAGTAGAAAGCTGAAACAAGCTCGATACTACAATCTTTCTTCACGTGATCTACCTGATTTGCAATTCGGAGATGTTGTGAGACTTAAGCCctataacaaaaacaaactggCAGAAAGCAATTGTTGGCCGACAAGTAGATAA